Proteins from a genomic interval of Stenotrophomonas sp. WZN-1:
- a CDS encoding flagellar hook-length control protein FliK: MPAPLASSANTATPATSNSAARASRSEGGKDFSQLLQGGAPSAPAPSGSATTPTQTPSTPSQPSTADSSGQAPGERSADAEATTAETLPPPPVALTPAGPGTDKDTPAATEDAPWPPLGLAGLVLAMPAPADPAVALPGTAAPSLASDSTALPTTPAATPTLPAAAPAAGTAAPVAPDSKLTATSTDDATALPLPEMILPGKRSERGEGSDVAALGDRASAPLLHAPAAAAVQDLKAALATGNAIFNGEPTPKPVLGDDGFDQAIGARLGWLADQKIGHAHIRLSPDDMGPVDVRLQLNGDKVHASFSSPHVDVRQALESSLPRLRELLGEQGFQLAHADVGHQAPGGDGNGSGQAGGGGMAGDGEPSPGDASVSSAQLIRQRGLLDAYA, encoded by the coding sequence ATGCCCGCCCCGCTCGCCAGCAGTGCCAACACGGCCACGCCCGCCACCAGCAACAGTGCCGCGCGCGCCTCGCGCAGCGAAGGCGGAAAGGACTTCAGCCAGCTGCTTCAGGGCGGTGCGCCCTCCGCGCCGGCGCCTTCCGGCAGCGCCACGACGCCGACGCAGACGCCATCCACGCCAAGCCAGCCGTCGACCGCCGACAGCAGTGGCCAGGCACCGGGCGAACGCAGCGCCGACGCCGAAGCGACAACCGCTGAAACGCTGCCGCCGCCCCCCGTTGCCCTGACCCCGGCTGGACCCGGCACCGACAAGGACACGCCCGCAGCGACCGAGGACGCCCCGTGGCCACCGCTCGGCCTGGCCGGCCTGGTGCTGGCGATGCCGGCGCCTGCCGATCCGGCCGTCGCTCTGCCGGGCACCGCTGCACCATCACTGGCCAGCGACAGTACGGCGCTGCCCACTACCCCCGCCGCGACCCCGACACTGCCTGCAGCCGCGCCAGCAGCGGGAACTGCAGCCCCAGTGGCCCCCGACAGCAAACTGACGGCGACCAGCACTGACGATGCCACCGCACTGCCACTGCCGGAGATGATCCTGCCCGGCAAGCGCAGCGAGCGTGGCGAAGGCAGCGACGTAGCCGCCCTCGGCGACCGCGCCAGTGCACCGCTGCTGCATGCACCGGCCGCGGCCGCCGTACAGGACCTGAAGGCCGCGCTGGCCACCGGCAATGCGATCTTCAATGGCGAACCCACGCCGAAGCCCGTGCTGGGTGACGATGGTTTCGATCAGGCCATCGGTGCGCGCCTGGGCTGGCTGGCCGACCAGAAGATCGGCCACGCCCACATCCGCCTGAGCCCGGACGACATGGGCCCGGTTGATGTGCGCCTGCAGTTGAACGGCGACAAGGTGCATGCCAGCTTCAGCAGCCCGCACGTGGACGTGCGCCAGGCACTGGAAAGCAGCCTGCCGCGCCTGCGCGAGCTGCTGGGCGAACAGGGCTTCCAGTTGGCCCACGCCGATGTCGGCCACCAGGCGCCCGGCGGTGACGGCAATGGGTCGGGCCAGGCCGGTGGCGGCGGCATGGCCGGTGACGGAGAACCGTCGCCGGGCGATGCCAGCGTGTCGTCCGCGCAGTTGATCCGCCAGCGCGGGTTGCTGGACGCCTACGCCTGA
- the fliJ gene encoding flagellar export protein FliJ, which translates to MNQSKRIDPLLKRAQEHEDAVARDLAERQRVLDTHLSRLDELRRYAEEYANAQMAATSPAQLLNRRAFLDRLDSAVEQQQATVNGNREKVEAERARLILASRDKAVLEQLAASYRAQEKVVTDRRDQREMDDIGARRARLVQAEDQDGAEQGGRS; encoded by the coding sequence ATGAACCAGTCCAAGCGCATCGATCCCCTGCTCAAGCGGGCCCAGGAACACGAGGACGCGGTCGCCCGCGACCTGGCCGAACGCCAGCGCGTGCTCGACACCCATCTATCGCGACTGGACGAACTGCGCCGCTATGCCGAGGAGTACGCGAACGCGCAGATGGCAGCGACCAGCCCGGCGCAACTGCTGAACCGCCGCGCCTTCCTTGATCGCCTGGACAGTGCGGTCGAGCAGCAGCAGGCCACGGTCAACGGTAACCGCGAAAAGGTAGAGGCCGAGCGCGCCCGCCTGATCCTGGCCAGCCGTGACAAGGCGGTGCTGGAGCAGCTGGCCGCCAGCTACCGCGCGCAGGAAAAGGTGGTGACCGACCGCCGCGACCAGCGCGAGATGGACGACATTGGTGCGCGGCGTGCACGCCTGGTGCAGGCCGAAGACCAGGACGGCGCCGAGCAGGGAGGCCGCTCGTGA
- a CDS encoding FliI/YscN family ATPase produces MSPESQAAPQPAPAADWAVARNLRLASRLDGLRVDTAHGRGLIREGVLRRAVGLTLEAVGCEAPLGASCKVEVVDGGWVDAEVVGFAGERTYLMPSAELHGLLPNARVVPSARRGGVEVGEGLLGRVIDSDGVPLDGKGPIRAEGHVGMAGVSINPLAREPITQPLDVGVRAINALLPIGRGQRVGLFAGSGVGKSTLLGMMTRYTAADVIVVGLIGERGREVRDFVETTLGEEGLRRAVVVASPADRPPLARLHGAYRATAIAEWFRDQGLNVLLLMDSLTRFAQAQREIGLSVGEPPTTRGYPPSVFAKLPALVERAGNGAKGRGSITAFYTVLTEGDDPQDPIADAARAILDGHILLSRRVADSGLYPAIDVESSVSRVVTEIADEPWRLRIRKLKRLVSAYSANRDLIAIGAYQRGNDAATDEALERWPEIMEFLGQDVAKAADLPHSQAALQRLVEQES; encoded by the coding sequence ATGAGCCCGGAATCGCAAGCCGCGCCGCAACCGGCGCCAGCGGCCGACTGGGCCGTGGCCCGCAACCTGCGCCTGGCCAGCCGCCTGGATGGCCTGCGCGTGGACACCGCGCATGGTCGCGGCCTGATCCGCGAGGGCGTGCTGCGCCGCGCGGTCGGGCTCACCCTGGAAGCGGTCGGCTGCGAGGCGCCGCTCGGCGCCAGCTGCAAGGTGGAAGTGGTTGATGGTGGCTGGGTCGATGCCGAAGTGGTCGGCTTCGCCGGCGAGCGCACCTACCTGATGCCCAGCGCCGAACTGCACGGCCTGCTGCCCAATGCGCGGGTGGTACCGTCGGCGCGACGCGGTGGCGTGGAAGTCGGCGAAGGCCTGCTCGGCCGTGTCATCGACAGCGACGGCGTGCCATTGGACGGCAAGGGCCCGATCCGCGCCGAAGGCCATGTCGGCATGGCCGGCGTCTCGATCAATCCGCTGGCGCGTGAACCGATCACCCAGCCGCTGGACGTGGGCGTGCGCGCGATCAACGCGCTGCTGCCGATCGGCCGCGGCCAGCGTGTCGGCCTGTTCGCCGGCTCCGGCGTCGGCAAGTCGACGCTGCTGGGCATGATGACGCGCTACACCGCCGCCGACGTGATCGTGGTCGGCCTGATCGGTGAACGTGGCCGCGAAGTGCGCGATTTCGTCGAAACCACGCTGGGCGAGGAAGGACTTCGCCGCGCCGTGGTGGTCGCCAGCCCCGCCGACCGGCCGCCGCTGGCACGCCTGCACGGTGCCTACCGCGCCACCGCCATTGCCGAATGGTTCCGCGATCAGGGCCTGAACGTGCTGTTGCTGATGGACTCGCTGACCCGCTTCGCGCAGGCGCAGCGCGAGATCGGCCTGTCGGTCGGCGAACCACCGACCACCCGCGGCTACCCGCCGTCGGTGTTCGCCAAGCTGCCGGCGCTGGTCGAACGCGCCGGCAACGGCGCCAAGGGCCGCGGCTCGATCACCGCGTTCTATACCGTGCTGACCGAAGGCGATGATCCGCAGGATCCGATCGCGGACGCCGCGCGCGCGATCCTCGATGGCCACATCCTGCTCTCGCGCCGCGTGGCCGACAGCGGCCTGTACCCGGCCATCGACGTCGAATCGTCGGTCAGCCGCGTGGTCACGGAAATCGCTGACGAACCGTGGCGCCTGCGCATCCGCAAGTTGAAGCGGCTGGTCTCGGCCTACTCGGCCAACCGTGACCTGATCGCGATCGGTGCCTACCAGCGTGGTAACGACGCGGCCACCGACGAAGCCCTGGAACGCTGGCCGGAAATCATGGAGTTCCTCGGCCAGGACGTTGCCAAGGCCGCAGATCTCCCGCACAGCCAGGCGGCGCTGCAGCGCCTGGTGGAACAAGAGAGTTAA
- a CDS encoding FliH/SctL family protein has protein sequence MSNVVRWLAPDLLAQPEPALDQEDAFELTEPDPEHEPEPPLQLPTLEEIQAIQDSAEKEGFDQGHADGYGQGQAEVRRLAAQIEGILDNFSRPLVRLENEVVGALGELAVRIAGALVGRAYEAEPALLAQLVGEAIDAVGGSTREVEVRLHPDDIAALAPLLNLSPAQRLVPDTSLSRGDLRVHAEAVRIDGTLEARLRGALDAVIRQTGAGA, from the coding sequence GTGAGCAACGTCGTGCGCTGGCTTGCCCCGGACCTGCTGGCCCAGCCCGAACCGGCGCTGGATCAGGAGGATGCGTTCGAACTCACCGAGCCGGACCCGGAACACGAACCGGAGCCGCCGCTGCAGCTGCCCACCCTGGAAGAGATCCAGGCGATCCAGGACAGCGCCGAGAAGGAAGGGTTCGATCAGGGTCATGCCGACGGCTACGGCCAGGGCCAGGCCGAGGTGCGTCGCCTCGCCGCGCAGATCGAAGGCATCCTCGACAACTTCAGCCGGCCGCTGGTGCGGCTGGAGAACGAAGTGGTCGGCGCCCTTGGCGAACTGGCCGTGCGCATCGCCGGCGCGCTGGTCGGCCGCGCCTACGAAGCCGAGCCGGCACTGCTGGCACAGCTGGTCGGTGAGGCGATCGACGCGGTCGGCGGCAGCACCCGCGAGGTGGAAGTGCGGCTGCACCCGGATGACATCGCCGCGCTCGCCCCGTTGCTGAACCTGTCGCCGGCGCAGCGCCTGGTACCCGATACCAGCCTCAGCCGTGGCGACCTGCGCGTGCACGCTGAAGCGGTGCGCATCGACGGCACCCTGGAAGCCCGCCTGCGCGGCGCGCTGGATGCGGTGATCCGCCAGACCGGAGCAGGCGCATGA
- the fliG gene encoding flagellar motor switch protein FliG gives MTGVQRAAVLLLSLGELDAAEVLRHMEPKEVQKIGIAMATMTDITREQVERVMDQFGQELGSKTSLGVGSDDYIRNMLVQALGSEKAGNLIDRILLGRNTTGLDALKWMDPRAVADLVRNEHPQIIAIVMAHLETDQAADALKLLPDRTRVDVLLRIATLDGIPPNALNELNEIMERQFAGNQNLKSSNIGGVQCAANILNFMDSGQDQAILGEIARIDAPLSNRIQDLMFVFDDLVDLDDREMQLVLREVSGERLGLALRGADIKVRDKITRNMSQRAAEILLEDMEARGPVRLSDVEGAQREILAIVKRMADEGTVTIGGSAEAML, from the coding sequence TTGACTGGCGTGCAGCGCGCCGCCGTACTGCTGCTTTCGCTGGGTGAGCTGGACGCGGCCGAAGTGCTGCGCCACATGGAACCCAAGGAGGTGCAGAAAATCGGCATCGCCATGGCCACCATGACCGACATCACCCGCGAGCAGGTGGAACGGGTGATGGACCAGTTCGGCCAGGAGCTGGGCTCGAAGACCTCGCTGGGCGTCGGCTCGGACGACTACATCCGCAACATGCTGGTGCAGGCGCTGGGCAGCGAGAAGGCCGGCAACCTGATCGACCGCATCCTGCTCGGCCGCAACACCACCGGCCTGGACGCACTGAAGTGGATGGACCCGCGGGCGGTGGCCGACCTGGTGCGCAACGAGCACCCGCAGATCATCGCCATCGTGATGGCGCACCTGGAAACCGACCAGGCCGCCGATGCGCTGAAGCTGCTGCCGGACCGCACGCGCGTGGATGTCCTGCTGCGCATCGCCACCCTCGACGGCATTCCGCCGAACGCGCTCAATGAACTCAACGAGATCATGGAACGACAGTTCGCCGGCAACCAGAACCTGAAGTCGTCCAACATCGGCGGCGTGCAGTGCGCGGCCAACATCCTCAACTTCATGGACAGCGGCCAGGACCAGGCGATCCTGGGCGAGATCGCCCGTATCGACGCGCCGTTGAGCAACCGCATCCAGGACCTGATGTTCGTGTTCGACGACCTGGTCGACCTGGACGACCGCGAGATGCAGCTGGTGCTGCGCGAAGTGAGCGGCGAGCGCCTGGGCCTGGCCCTGCGCGGTGCCGACATCAAGGTGCGCGACAAGATCACCCGCAACATGTCGCAGCGCGCGGCCGAAATCCTGCTGGAAGACATGGAAGCCCGCGGCCCGGTGCGCCTGTCCGACGTGGAAGGCGCGCAGCGCGAGATCCTGGCCATCGTCAAGCGCATGGCCGATGAAGGCACCGTCACCATCGGTGGCAGCGCGGAGGCCATGCTGTGA
- the fliF gene encoding flagellar basal-body MS-ring/collar protein FliF, giving the protein MALTLSKDSLNAEKAGQWFDRLQSLQITRRLGLMAMIAVAVAAGLSVFFWSQKPGMVPLYTGLDQKATAEATDLLRAAQIPFALDPATGGITVPEKNLHDARLKLAGSGLTDSGKLGFELMERDPGFGVSQFVESARYQHALETELSRTINTLRPVRDSRVHLAIPKPSAFTRQRDVASASVTLELRGGQQLERSQVDAIVHMVAASIPDLAPERVTVVDQSGRMLSITDPNSEAAVNAAQFEQVRRQETSFNQRIRELLEPMTGPGRVNPEVSVDMDFSVTEEARELYNGEPQKLRSEQMSENTTSTPGPQGVPGATSNSPPGQQAAPATAQTPTESSKNATRNYELDRTLQHTRQPAGRIKRVSVAVLVDNVPRAGANGKVAPQPLSAAELTRVEALVKQAVGFNAERGDTVSVMNAPFVRDTTPVEGPAWWELPWVHDAGRMLLGAVVVLALLFGVLRPALRAITGQNRKNDEQALEPHTADVQLVDDDGLPLPALGADRASLGGPDTLALPVDSYEERLRMAREAVKTDSKRVAQVVKGWVAND; this is encoded by the coding sequence ATGGCACTGACGCTCTCCAAGGACAGCCTGAACGCCGAGAAGGCCGGGCAATGGTTCGACCGCCTGCAGAGTCTGCAGATCACCCGTCGGCTGGGCCTGATGGCGATGATCGCGGTGGCGGTGGCGGCAGGCCTGTCCGTGTTCTTCTGGTCGCAGAAGCCGGGCATGGTGCCGCTGTACACCGGCCTGGACCAGAAGGCGACCGCTGAAGCGACCGACCTGCTGCGCGCCGCGCAGATTCCGTTCGCGCTTGACCCGGCCACCGGTGGCATCACCGTGCCGGAAAAGAACCTGCACGACGCCCGCCTGAAGCTGGCCGGCTCCGGCCTGACCGACAGCGGCAAGCTCGGCTTCGAGTTGATGGAACGCGACCCCGGCTTCGGCGTCAGCCAGTTCGTGGAAAGCGCGCGCTACCAGCATGCACTGGAAACCGAACTGTCGCGCACCATCAACACGCTGCGCCCGGTGCGTGATTCACGCGTGCACCTGGCCATTCCCAAGCCCAGCGCCTTCACCCGCCAGCGTGACGTGGCCAGCGCCTCGGTCACCCTGGAACTGCGTGGCGGCCAGCAGCTGGAACGCAGCCAGGTGGATGCCATCGTGCACATGGTCGCCGCCAGCATTCCGGACCTTGCCCCGGAACGGGTGACCGTGGTCGACCAGAGTGGGCGCATGCTCAGCATCACCGACCCGAACAGCGAGGCTGCGGTCAACGCGGCCCAGTTCGAGCAGGTGCGCCGCCAGGAAACCTCGTTCAACCAGCGCATCCGCGAACTGCTGGAACCGATGACCGGCCCCGGCCGCGTCAACCCGGAAGTGAGCGTGGACATGGACTTCTCGGTGACCGAGGAAGCCCGCGAGCTCTACAACGGTGAGCCGCAGAAGCTGCGCAGCGAGCAGATGAGCGAGAACACCACCAGCACGCCGGGCCCGCAGGGCGTGCCGGGCGCGACCAGCAACAGCCCGCCGGGCCAGCAGGCCGCACCGGCCACCGCGCAGACCCCGACCGAAAGCAGCAAGAACGCGACCCGCAACTACGAGCTGGACCGCACCCTGCAGCACACCCGCCAGCCGGCCGGCCGCATCAAGCGCGTGTCGGTGGCGGTGCTGGTGGACAACGTGCCGCGCGCCGGTGCCAACGGCAAGGTCGCACCGCAGCCGCTGTCAGCCGCCGAACTGACCCGCGTCGAGGCGCTGGTCAAGCAGGCCGTCGGCTTCAACGCCGAGCGTGGCGACACCGTGTCGGTGATGAATGCCCCGTTCGTGCGTGACACCACGCCGGTCGAAGGCCCGGCCTGGTGGGAACTGCCGTGGGTGCACGATGCCGGCCGCATGCTGCTGGGCGCCGTGGTGGTGCTGGCACTGCTGTTCGGCGTGCTGCGCCCCGCGCTGCGCGCGATCACCGGCCAGAACAGGAAGAACGACGAACAGGCACTGGAACCGCACACCGCGGACGTGCAACTGGTCGATGACGATGGCTTGCCGCTGCCGGCGCTGGGTGCCGACCGGGCCAGCCTGGGCGGGCCGGATACGCTGGCCCTGCCGGTGGATTCATATGAGGAACGACTGCGGATGGCGCGTGAAGCCGTGAAGACCGACTCCAAGCGCGTGGCCCAGGTGGTCAAGGGTTGGGTGGCCAATGACTGA
- the fliE gene encoding flagellar hook-basal body complex protein FliE, whose amino-acid sequence MSHSVTSILSQIRSYQTQMGQPALNPLGETPRSNALPGTVLDAPQVQPASFTETLRGAIAGVNDAQQKSGALAKAFEMGDPSADLAKVMVASQQSQIAFRATVEVRNRLVQAYQDVMNMPL is encoded by the coding sequence ATGTCCCACTCCGTCACTTCGATCCTTTCGCAGATCCGCTCCTATCAGACCCAGATGGGACAGCCGGCGCTCAACCCGCTGGGCGAAACGCCGCGCAGCAATGCCCTGCCGGGCACGGTGCTGGATGCGCCGCAGGTGCAGCCGGCCAGCTTCACCGAAACCCTGCGTGGTGCGATTGCCGGCGTCAACGATGCACAACAGAAGTCCGGCGCCCTCGCCAAGGCCTTCGAAATGGGCGACCCCAGCGCCGACCTGGCCAAGGTGATGGTCGCCTCCCAGCAGTCCCAGATCGCCTTCCGCGCCACCGTGGAAGTCCGCAACCGTCTCGTCCAGGCTTACCAGGACGTGATGAACATGCCGCTGTAA